The following proteins are encoded in a genomic region of Eriocheir sinensis breed Jianghai 21 chromosome 2, ASM2467909v1, whole genome shotgun sequence:
- the LOC126999422 gene encoding lymphocyte antigen 75-like — protein sequence MESLRLLFPLLLGLAAFTSVTLSKETTETVAPNVNPFTEGPCPSAYYVVGDRCVLVNPFVEGSWDEAWYYCSTLGADIMEINSMAQFLDVLNFLRDKGLDQHSYWLGARDVVEEGFWKWELTGEEVPMGTPFWSIDFDYGDNYFMEPVGMNYSNCLRLDHERYLYLDDKDCTSSNSFACQILL from the exons ATGGAATCACTCCGcttactcttccccctcctcttggGGCTCGCGGCGTTTACG TCGGTGACGTTGTCCAAAGAAACTACTGAAACCGTCGCCCCCAACGTCAATCCCTTCACCGAGGGTCCTTGCCCCAGCGCCTACTACGTGGTGGGCGACCGCTGCGTGCTGGTGAACCCCTTCGTGGAGGGCTCTTGGGATGAGGCGTGGTACTACTGCAGCACCCTCGGCGCCGACATTATGGAGATCAACTCCATGGCGCAGTTCCTCGACGTCCTCAACTTCCTCAGGGATAAAG GCCTGGACCAGCACAGTTACTGGCTGGGCGCGCGTGACGTTGTAGAAGAAGGCTTCTGGAAGTGGGAGTTGACTGGCGAAGAGGTACCCATGGGAACACCTTTCTGGTCGATCGATTTTGACTACGGGGACAATTACTTCATG GAGCCAGTCGGGATGAACTACTCGAACTGCCTCCGTCTGGACCACGAACGATACTTGTACCTCGACGACAAAGACTGCACGAGCTCCAACTCCTTCGCGTGTCAGATCCTGCTCTAG
- the LOC126999404 gene encoding uncharacterized protein LOC126999404 isoform X2, with protein MESLRLLLLLGLAAFTPMSVSKEGIDTVSTNTTATPAAAETSAAPTTAETSAAPTTAETSAKPLACPTNFLPVGDRCVLVNPFTDGSWVEAGFYCNTFGSNFLQIETWQFYLALLNFLRSEGLDQSSYWLGARDEDDEGTWRWELSGEELPMGSPWWALDFYYGTTYNIEPMGLNATNCLRLDHKRYLYLDDDDCENNNAILCQVIP; from the exons ATGGAATCACTCCGctta ctcctccttttgggaCTAGCGGCGTTTACG CCGATGTCGGTGTCCAAGGAAGGGATAGACACCGtaagcaccaacaccaccgccacccctgCTGCAGCTGAGACCTCCGCTGCCCCTACTACAGCTGAGACCTCCGCCGCCCCTACTACAGCTGAGACCTCCGCCAAGCCGCTAGCCTGCCCGACCAACTTCCTCCCAGTGGGAGACCGCTGCGTGCTGGTCAACCCCTTCACGGACGGCTCGTGGGTCGAGGCCGGATTCTACTGCAACACCTTCGGTTCGAACTTCCTGCAGATCGAGACGTGGCAGTTCTATCTCGCCCTACTCAACTTTTTGCGGTCTGAAG GCCTGGACCAGAGCAGTTACTGGCTGGGAGCGCGGGACGAGGACGACGAAGGGACGTGGCGATGGGAGTTGAGCGGCGAGGAGCTGCCCATGGGAAGTCCTTGGTGGGCGCTCGACTTTTACTACGGCACCACATACAACATA GAGCCGATGGGGTTAAATGCTACAAACTGCCTTCGCCTGGACCACAAACGCTACCTGTACCTCGACGACGATGACTGTGAGAACAACAACGCCATCTTGTGTCAGGTGATACCCTAG
- the LOC126999404 gene encoding uncharacterized protein LOC126999404 isoform X1 — translation MESLRLLLLLLGLAAFTPMSVSKEGIDTVSTNTTATPAAAETSAAPTTAETSAAPTTAETSAKPLACPTNFLPVGDRCVLVNPFTDGSWVEAGFYCNTFGSNFLQIETWQFYLALLNFLRSEGLDQSSYWLGARDEDDEGTWRWELSGEELPMGSPWWALDFYYGTTYNIEPMGLNATNCLRLDHKRYLYLDDDDCENNNAILCQVIP, via the exons ATGGAATCACTccgcttactcctcctccttttgggaCTAGCGGCGTTTACG CCGATGTCGGTGTCCAAGGAAGGGATAGACACCGtaagcaccaacaccaccgccacccctgCTGCAGCTGAGACCTCCGCTGCCCCTACTACAGCTGAGACCTCCGCCGCCCCTACTACAGCTGAGACCTCCGCCAAGCCGCTAGCCTGCCCGACCAACTTCCTCCCAGTGGGAGACCGCTGCGTGCTGGTCAACCCCTTCACGGACGGCTCGTGGGTCGAGGCCGGATTCTACTGCAACACCTTCGGTTCGAACTTCCTGCAGATCGAGACGTGGCAGTTCTATCTCGCCCTACTCAACTTTTTGCGGTCTGAAG GCCTGGACCAGAGCAGTTACTGGCTGGGAGCGCGGGACGAGGACGACGAAGGGACGTGGCGATGGGAGTTGAGCGGCGAGGAGCTGCCCATGGGAAGTCCTTGGTGGGCGCTCGACTTTTACTACGGCACCACATACAACATA GAGCCGATGGGGTTAAATGCTACAAACTGCCTTCGCCTGGACCACAAACGCTACCTGTACCTCGACGACGATGACTGTGAGAACAACAACGCCATCTTGTGTCAGGTGATACCCTAG
- the LOC126999417 gene encoding C-type lectin domain family 17, member A-like: protein MSEGHISHSFFVMGPLRLLLLLLLGLAAFTPVTASAEEDEELIENMNSYTRLDCPSSFFTVGDRCVLVNPFLSGTWDESRFYCKTLGADMVQIESWEFYLAILEFLIMEGLDENSYWMGARDVAQEGEWRWEVGGELMTMGSPFWSLYFQPGYVYHMEPWGGIASNCARLDHKRYLYMDDDDCLNHNAVMCQVVPK, encoded by the exons atgagtGAGGGACATATCAGCCACTCCTTCTTCGTCATGGGACCACTCCGCttacttctcttactcctcttggGGCTCGCGGCGTTTACG CCGGTGACCGCGTCcgcagaagaggatgaagaactcATCGAAAACATGAACAGCTACACCAGATTGGACTGCCCGAGCTCCTTCTTCACTGTGGGCGACCGCTGCGTGCTGGTGAACCCCTTCCTGAGCGGCACGTGGGACGAGTCGCGCTTCTACTGCAAGACTCTGGGCGCGGACATGGTGCAGATAGAGTCATGGGAGTTTTATCTTGCCATCCTCGAATTCCTGATAATGGAAG GCCTGGACGAGAACAGTTACTGGATGGGAGCTCGTGATGTTGCCCAAGAAGGAGAGTGGCGGTGGGAGGTGGGCGGCGAGCTAATGACGATGGGAAGCCCTTTCTGGTCCCTCTACTTTCAACCCGGCTACGTCTACCACATG GAGCCGTGGGGAGGGATCGCCTCCAACTGCGCTCGTCTGGACCACAAGCGCTACTTGTACATGGACGACGATGACTGCTTGAACCATAACGCCGTCATGTGTCAGGTGGTGCCCAAGTGA